Proteins encoded in a region of the Streptomyces akebiae genome:
- a CDS encoding Nickel transporter NicT, with amino-acid sequence MAPGTDTAPSATAGTGGLSWRRIRATTTRGEWAGLGGMAGFILALHLVGWFTLVVIVAPEHYSVGSRTFGIGMGVTAYTLGMRHAFDADHIAAIDNTTRKLMGEGRRPLSVGFWFSLGHSSIVLVLTFLLTLGVKTLAGPVRDDGSALHEVTGWIGTTVSGTFLYAIALVNLVALVGIWKVFREMRSGTFDEAALEERLNSRGLMNRLLGRLMRSLTRPWQMYPVGLLFGLGFDTATEVALLVLAGSGAASGLPWYAILCLPVLFAAGMSLLDTVDGTFMNFAYGWAFSQPVRKVYYNLTVTGLSVAVALVIGTVELLGLVAEKAHLHGLFWDRVSGLDLNTVGYVVVGLFFVTWAVALLVWRFARIEEKWTAG; translated from the coding sequence ATGGCTCCTGGTACCGACACCGCCCCCTCGGCCACCGCCGGGACGGGCGGTCTCTCATGGCGGCGGATCCGCGCCACGACGACGCGCGGGGAGTGGGCCGGCCTGGGCGGGATGGCCGGTTTCATCCTGGCGCTGCACCTCGTCGGCTGGTTCACCCTCGTGGTGATCGTCGCCCCCGAGCACTACAGCGTCGGCAGCAGGACCTTCGGCATCGGTATGGGTGTCACCGCCTACACCCTGGGCATGCGGCACGCCTTCGACGCCGACCACATCGCCGCCATCGACAACACCACCCGCAAACTGATGGGGGAGGGGCGACGCCCGCTGTCGGTCGGCTTCTGGTTCTCCCTCGGCCACTCGTCGATCGTGCTCGTCCTCACCTTCCTGCTCACCCTCGGCGTCAAGACGCTCGCCGGACCCGTCCGCGACGACGGCTCCGCGCTGCACGAGGTGACCGGCTGGATCGGCACCACCGTCTCGGGGACGTTCCTGTACGCCATCGCCCTCGTCAACCTGGTGGCCCTGGTGGGGATCTGGAAGGTGTTCCGCGAGATGCGCTCGGGCACCTTCGACGAGGCCGCGCTGGAGGAACGGCTGAACAGCCGGGGCCTGATGAACCGCCTGCTCGGGCGGTTGATGAGGTCCCTCACCAGGCCCTGGCAGATGTATCCCGTCGGCCTGCTCTTCGGCCTCGGCTTCGACACGGCGACGGAGGTCGCGCTGCTGGTCCTGGCCGGTTCGGGCGCCGCCTCCGGGCTGCCCTGGTACGCGATCCTGTGCCTGCCCGTCCTGTTCGCCGCCGGAATGTCGCTCCTCGACACCGTCGACGGCACGTTCATGAACTTCGCCTACGGCTGGGCGTTCTCCCAGCCGGTCCGCAAGGTCTACTACAACCTCACCGTCACGGGTCTGTCCGTGGCCGTCGCCCTCGTCATCGGCACGGTCGAACTCCTCGGCCTCGTCGCCGAGAAGGCCCACCTGCACGGCCTCTTCTGGGACCGGGTCTCCGGCCTCGACCT